GAAAATTCTTAAAGAGATTCATCAAGCAATTACCATTAATCAGCATGTAATTAATGTGCAAGCAAGTATAGGAATATTAAATATTCCTGCTAAAGATATAGACTACATTGATATCAAGCCATTACTAGAATTAGCTGTCTTTAATGCTAAAAATAAGGGTGGTGATAATTATGTTTTTGCTAGCAATAATGATACCTGCTCACTTAAAAGGCATTCAGAATTATCATTAGCGATGAAAAGTAACCTGTTCATCCGTGAACTCAATATTGTGTTACAGCCTCAATATTCCACACAAGGTAAAATTGTTGGTTCAGAGGCATTGGTACGTTGGCAGTCTGCATCACTAGGAGGAATATCACCCGTTGAATTTATCCCCTTAGCAGAAAAGAACGGCGCTATTATTGAATTGGGTAATTGGATTATCGATAAAACTTGTAGTTTGTTAGCGCAAAGGCGAGTGTTTTCAAAAGAAACATCCCCTATATCTGTCAATATAAGTGCCAAACAAATTGCTCAGCCAAACTTTGTCGATAACCTTTTAACTAGCCTTGATAATTACCAAGTCCCCTACTCAGAGCTGGTACTGGAATTAACCGAAAGTGCACTGGTTACCGACTTAAAACTTGTGGTCAGTAAAATGGAACTATTGAAAAGCAAAGGTATTCTCTGCTCAATTGATGATTTTGGTACCGGTTATTCAAGCTTAAATTATATTCATCACCTACCAATAATCGAACTAAAAATTGATAAGTGTTTTGTTGATGATATAAAAAATGAAACAGATGATGTGCCGATCATCAATACCATATTACAGATGGCAAAGTCTTTAAAACTCAGGGTGGTCGCTGAAGGTGTTGAGTCTAAAGCACAACTAAATTATTTAGCTGACCATGGTTGCGATGTTATACAAGGCTATTACTTTTCTAAGCCGTTAAATTCTACCCAGTGGTTAGATAAATGGAAAGAAAAGTTAAGTGATTAAACATTTTGATTACTATTACGCCAGCTGTTAGGGTATGTCTTATGGAAGTATTGATATAACTTAAAGGGAATTAATCAATGGCTGATAATAAAACCCATCTTGTACAACAATCTCGTCGTCAATTTTTACGCAAAGCAAGCATGTTAGCTCTAGGAGCGTCTCCATTACTTAGCTTAGCGGCAACCGACAATAATGAAGGCGTTAGCCTTGCCGGAGGCATGAGACCTTTAGTTAAATACCCGGGAAAACGGGATTTGATCTTGGTTCACAGCAGGCCGCCCCATTTAGAAACACCTTTTTCTGTCTTTAATGAAAGCCTTATTACCCCAAATGACGCATTTTACGTTCGTTATCATCTTGCAAACTTTCCTACCGAAATAGACTTAAAAAAATATAAACTTAACATTAACGGCGCGGTTAACAAAACACTCCAGCTTAGCCTTCAAGAACTCAAGTCAATGGCAGAGCCTGTTGATGTTGTTGCAGTTAACCAATGTTCAGGAAACAGCCGAGGTTATTCATCACCACGTGTTTTTGGTGCTCAACTAAGTAATGGTGCCATGGGAAATGCACGCTGGACCGGTATCCCTCTTAGAACAGTGTTGGAAAAAGCAGGTGTATCACCTGAAGCAATGTACGTTACTTTTAATGGTCTTGATAAGCCCGTATTACCCACCACTCCTGACTTTATAAAAGCACTAAATATTGAACATGCTCTTAGCCCAGAACCATTACTTGCATGGGGAATGAATGGTGAAGACCTGCCATTTTTAAACGGTTACCCTTTGAAGCTAATTGTTCCAGGCTATTTCGGTACGTATTGGGTTAAACATTTATCTGAAATCACGGTATTAGATACTGAATTCACCGGTCAAGATTCCTATTTCATGAATACCGCTTATCAACTGCCCGACAACGACTGTCTATGTGTTACGCCAGGCAGTACTGCTGAGAAAAACCGTCCGATTTCAACACTGCCAGTTCGGAGTTTTATTACTAATATTTCTGCTGACGATACCCTCTCTTCAGCTAAGCCAATTGAACTTGAAGGCATTGCCTTTGACGATGGCTCTGGCATAAAAAATGTCGATATATCAATCGATGGCGGTTTAACTTGGCTAACCAGTACCTTAGGTGAAAGCCTGGGACGTTTCTCCTTTCTTCCTTGGAAACTTACCGTAAGTTTTGCACAAAAAGGAAAGGCAACTGTCATGGTACGAGCCAGTAACAACAATGGTGAAGTGCAACCACTTAGAGCAAGCTGGAATCATGGTGGCTATAGACGTCATGCCATTGAATCAGTCGCCATTAACGTTATATAGAGGTAGCCCCATGTCTAACAACAAATCACTTACTACTTTATTGAGTTCTAGTTTTATTGGCTCCTTGTTAACCATTGTCGTTCTTGCAGGTATATCACCGCCTGTTAGTCAGGCATACGCAGCAGTTGAGACTACGATAAAAAAGATAACGCTGCCAGCAAGTACAATTACTCTACCCAAATCAACATTGCCAGGCTATAACCTAGCCCTGCAAAAATGTACTATTTGCCACTCCGTTGATTACATACATCATCAACCTCCTGGCATGGATCAAAAAGCATGGACAAGTGCGGTACTAAAAATGCAACACTCTTATGGAGCACCGCTAAGTGAAAGCGATATTAACAGTATTGGCGCTTATCTATCGGTTGTATATGGTTCAGCCAAAGCTGATGATCCAACAATTATTAGTGCTTCTCAATCGCCCATTAGTACGCCAGCCTCTGGTGAAGCACTCGATGTACAAGTATTGCTAACTAGCAATGGATGTTCGGGCTGTCATGATATAAATAAGACCATTGTTGGTCCTGCATTTAAGGCTATTGCCAAAAAGTATAAGAGCGATACTGGTGCTATTAGTAAGTTAGTCGTCTCTATTCGAAACGGCGGCACTGGAAAATGGGGAAATATGGCTATGCCGCCAATGAATGTTAACGAAAAACAAGCGCAGGCATTAGCAGAATTTATACTCCAACA
The DNA window shown above is from Colwellia psychrerythraea 34H and carries:
- a CDS encoding molybdopterin-dependent oxidoreductase, yielding MADNKTHLVQQSRRQFLRKASMLALGASPLLSLAATDNNEGVSLAGGMRPLVKYPGKRDLILVHSRPPHLETPFSVFNESLITPNDAFYVRYHLANFPTEIDLKKYKLNINGAVNKTLQLSLQELKSMAEPVDVVAVNQCSGNSRGYSSPRVFGAQLSNGAMGNARWTGIPLRTVLEKAGVSPEAMYVTFNGLDKPVLPTTPDFIKALNIEHALSPEPLLAWGMNGEDLPFLNGYPLKLIVPGYFGTYWVKHLSEITVLDTEFTGQDSYFMNTAYQLPDNDCLCVTPGSTAEKNRPISTLPVRSFITNISADDTLSSAKPIELEGIAFDDGSGIKNVDISIDGGLTWLTSTLGESLGRFSFLPWKLTVSFAQKGKATVMVRASNNNGEVQPLRASWNHGGYRRHAIESVAINVI
- a CDS encoding c-type cytochrome encodes the protein MSNNKSLTTLLSSSFIGSLLTIVVLAGISPPVSQAYAAVETTIKKITLPASTITLPKSTLPGYNLALQKCTICHSVDYIHHQPPGMDQKAWTSAVLKMQHSYGAPLSESDINSIGAYLSVVYGSAKADDPTIISASQSPISTPASGEALDVQVLLTSNGCSGCHDINKTIVGPAFKAIAKKYKSDTGAISKLVVSIRNGGTGKWGNMAMPPMNVNEKQAQALAEFILQQ